One window from the genome of Pseudomonas fluorescens encodes:
- a CDS encoding transporter substrate-binding domain-containing protein → MQRRPSLFKACVFLFAATTAAMGVAQAADSKLDSVLQRGKLIVGTGSTNAPWHFQGADGKLQGFDIDIARMVAKGLFNDPEKVEFVVQSSDARIPNLLTDKVDMSCQFITVTASRAQQVAFTLPYYREGVGLLLPANSKYKEIEDLKAAGDDVTVAVLQNVYAEELVHQALPKAKVDQYDSVDLMYQAVNSGRADAAATDQSSVKYLMVQNPGRYRSPAYAWSPQTYACAVKRGDQDWLNFVNTTLHEAMTGVEFPTYAASFKQWFGVELPSPAIGFPVEFK, encoded by the coding sequence ATGCAACGCCGACCTTCCTTGTTCAAAGCGTGTGTTTTTCTCTTCGCGGCCACGACGGCTGCCATGGGTGTCGCCCAGGCGGCCGACAGCAAGCTGGACAGCGTGCTGCAGCGGGGGAAATTGATCGTGGGCACGGGCAGTACCAATGCGCCGTGGCACTTCCAGGGAGCGGATGGCAAGTTGCAGGGCTTTGATATCGATATCGCGCGCATGGTTGCCAAGGGCCTGTTCAATGACCCGGAGAAGGTCGAGTTCGTGGTGCAGTCGTCCGATGCGCGGATTCCCAACCTGCTGACCGACAAGGTCGACATGAGCTGCCAGTTCATCACCGTCACTGCCAGTCGCGCCCAGCAAGTGGCGTTCACCCTGCCGTACTACCGCGAAGGCGTCGGCCTGCTGCTGCCGGCCAACAGCAAGTACAAGGAAATCGAAGACCTCAAGGCCGCGGGCGATGACGTCACCGTGGCGGTGCTGCAGAACGTCTACGCCGAAGAATTGGTGCACCAGGCGCTGCCCAAGGCCAAGGTCGACCAGTACGACAGCGTCGATTTGATGTACCAGGCGGTGAACTCCGGACGCGCCGATGCTGCCGCCACCGACCAGTCCTCGGTCAAGTACCTGATGGTGCAGAACCCTGGGCGCTACCGCAGCCCGGCCTATGCCTGGAGCCCGCAAACCTACGCCTGTGCGGTCAAGCGCGGCGACCAGGACTGGCTGAACTTCGTCAACACCACCTTGCATGAAGCCATGACCGGCGTGGAATTCCCTACCTACGCGGCGTCGTTCAAGCAGTGGTTCGGCGTCGAGCTGCCGTCGCCGGCGATTGGTTTCCCCGTTGAATTCAAATGA